CCGACCGTGCCCACCGACTGGTCCAGCAGCAGGGCCAGTTCGCTGGTGGTGGCGGGCGTGTCCAGGTTCCGCAGGATCTGCGCCCGCCCGCCGCCGAGCAGCCGGGCCAGCGCCCGGCCGTCCCCGGCCCGGTTGCCGCCGTCCGCCCCGCCCTCCCCCGTCCCGCGCGCCGGGTACACCATCGCGAACGGGCGGCCCGGCGCCTCGCACAGCCAGGAGCTGCGCTGCGCGGTGACCGGGACGAACAGCATCCCGTCCGGCCCCACCACCCGGTCGCGCCCGGGCCGGTCGCTGAACCGGATCGCGTCCGCCCCGACCCAGGCGCTGGTCCGGTTCATCAGGTGCAGGGCGCGCGGCCAGCCGTGCGCGGCCAGCAGCCCGGCCCGGTGGGTGACGTCGCGCCGCAGGGCGGCCCGCCGGGCCGGCCAGTCCGCGGCCAGGTGCGCGTCCCAGAGCGCGCGGAACAGCTCGGCCGCCCGGGCGCCGTGGTCGCGGCCGGTGAGCCAGTCGAGCCGCTGCCCCGCCCAGGCGTGCGCCTGCGCGGCGCGCAGCCCGGCCACCGCCACCTCGTCCGGCACCCGCGCCACCTCGGCGAGTTCGGACTCCAGGCCGGTCTCCATCCCGCCGCCCGGCGGCAGCGTCAGGTGGTCCGGCAGGTACTTGGTCGCCGCGACCAGCTCCACCAGCCCCCGCGCGTACCCGTCCCCCGCCAGCCGGGCCAGGAACGCCGGACGGTGCCGCTCCCACCAGGGCGCGGCCCACGGGTCGGCGTGCGGACGGGCCAACTGGACGGCCGCCGCCAGCGTCTCGGCGAACGGCGACAGCGCGAACCTGGAACGCGACAGCGCCAGCGAGTCCAACCGCAGCACGACCACGGCGACGCCCTCCCCTCAGGCACCTTTCGGTGGATCCCGAAACGATAGAGGCCCCGGCCCGCCGGCTCCCACACTCTGCGGGTGCTTCCACCACTCCTTCACCACCGCGCCTTCCGCCGCTTCCTGCTCGGCCGCGCGGTCTCCCTGCTCGGCAGTGCCATGGCCCCGGTCGCGCTGGCCTTCGCCGTCCTGGACGCGGCGGGCGGCCGGGCCGCCGACCTCGGCGCCGTGCTCGCCACCCGGATGCTCCCGCTGCTCGGCCTGATGGTGCTCGGCGGCGCGGTCGCCGACCGGCTGCCCCGGCGCACCGTCCTGGTCGTCACCCACCTCGGCGCGGGCCTCAGCCAGGGCGCGGCCGCCGCCCTGCTGCTCACCGGCCACTACGCGCTCGGCCCGTTCGCCGCCCTGGAGTTCCTGAACGGGGCGCTCACCGCGTTCACCTCGCCCGCCCTGCGCGGGGTGCTGCCCGAACTCGTCCCGAACGGGCAACTGCGCCCCGCCAACGCCCTGTTGGAGATGGCCGCGAACGGCAGCAAGCTGCTCGGCCCGCCGCTGGCCGGCCTGCTGGTCGCCGGGGCCGGGCCCGGCTGGGCGGTCGCCCTGGACGCGCTCGGCTACCTGCCCGCCGCGTACCTGCTCGCCCGCCTCCCGACCGGCCGGGCCACCGTCACCGCCCGGGCCGCCACCTCCACGACCGGCGCCACCTCCACCTCCACTACCGCCACCGACCGAGCCACCGTCACCGTCCGAGCCGCCACCTCCACGACCGACGCCACCTCCACCACCACTACCGCCACCACCGCCCGGGCCGCCACCACCGCCCGGGCCGCCGCCCCTTCCGGCCTGCGCCGCGAACTGCGCGAGGGCTGGACGGTGTTCCGCCGCACCCGCTGGGTCTGGTGGACCACCTGGTCCTGCTGCGCCACCAACCTGCTGCTGGTCGGCCCCTGGCAGATCCTCGGCCCGCAACTGGCCGGGCCCGCCCTGTGGGGCGCCCTGCTCTCCGCCCGCGGCGCCGGACTGCTGCTGGCGAGCACCGCCGCCTACCGGCTGGCCCCGCGACGCCTGCTCGCCACCGGCCAACTCGCCGGTCTGCTGCTCCCGTTCCCGCTGCTCGCCCTGGGTCGGCACGCCCCCGCACCCTGGCTGCTCGCCGCCGCCCTCGGCTCCGGCCTCGGCCTGGCGCTGTCCGCCACCGCCTGGGACACCTCGCTCCAGGAACACCTGCCCGGCGGCGTCCTCTCCCGGGTCTCCGCCAACGCCGACGTGCTCTCCTACCTGGCCATCCCGCTCGGCCAGCTCGCCTGCAGCCCGCTCACCACCCGCCTCGGCGCCCCCGCCGTCGCCACCGCCGCCGCCCTCGCCCAGGGCGCGCTCACCCTGCTCCCGCTGCTCTCCCCCGCCGTCCGCCGCCTGCCGCACGGCGGCGCCCCGGCCCCCGCGCCCGGCCCGAGCCCGGTCACGAGTACCAGAGCAGCAGGCCGTGCCGGTAGCGGGCGGTGCGGGTGAGGTAGCGCAGCAGGTCCGCGTGGTGGGCGGCGAGGTGGTCGAGGGCGGACGCGTCCCGGGACCACAGGCCGGTCGGGTAGACCTCGGCGGCGGCCAGGTCGGCGGGGGTGAGGCCGTCGGCCAGGACGTCGAAGGGCACGGCGGCCAGCTGCCGCGCGGCGTCCGCCACCCGGTCCGGGGGCAGCAGGAACGGCGGGCCGTAGCCCCAGTCCTCGTCCCCGGGCAGGACGTCGCCGCCGTGGACCACCTCGGTCGGGAGGCCGTGCCGGGCGTACAGGTGGGCCAGGCCCGCCCAGGCCTTGCCGGTGTCGTGGAAGCGCAGCTCGGCGGGGCCGCGCCCGCGTTCCAGCGCGGCCTGCTCGGCCTTGAACTCCCTGGCCCAGCCGGGCTCTTCACGGGCCCGGACGAGTTCGGCGGGGGCCAGTCGCAGGTAACTGCCGATGATGCTCACGGGCCGTCATCCTGGCAGCCGCCACCGACGGATCAGGCGGAGGGCGACTTCCGGCGGCGCAGCGCCAGGACGATCAGCGCGGCCAGCACGGCGACGCCCGCGATGCTGCCGAGCACGACGGCGGTGGTGCCGGTGCCGTCCTCGCCGTCCTTCGGCGCGTCGGCGACGGCGACGGTGGGCACGGCGGTCGGGGCGGCGGGAGCGGACGCCGAAGCCGACACGGAAGCCGAAGCGGAGGCGGAGGCGGAGGTGGAGGCGGAAGCCGAGGCCGACGCGCCCGCCGCCGCCAGCGGGGTCGCGCCGGGGGCGGCCGGGCGCAGGGCCAGCGTCGGGGCGGGGTGCTCCGGCTTGGTGTCGCCCTGCGGGAGCTCGATCCAGCGGTCGGTGTGGCCGTCGGAGTAGTCGACCAGGGTCTTGAAGACCAGCGAGGCGGCGTCGGGCAGCTGCCGGACCTTGACCGTCCAGTCGGCGGCCGCGCCGGGCGCGAGGGCCGGGCCGGCCACCGCGTAGCCGTCGGCGGTGGGGGTGAGCGTCCAGCCGTCGGGGGCCTTGACCAGGGTGACGTCGGCGGGGGCCAGCCCGGTGGGCAGCACGACCTTGACGTCGGCGATGCCCGCCGTGGAGGACTCGCCCTCGGCGGAGAAGGCCACCTCGGCGTCGACCGCGAGCGCCTGCGCGCTCGGCGACTCGACCTCGACGTGCGCGGCGGCGGTGCCGGCCGCGCCGAGCAGCAGGCCCAGGGCGAGGGCGGCGGGTACGGCGAACCGGCTGGACACTCGTGAGCGCTGCATGGCAGGCACCCTACCGGTCCCGCGCGGTCAGGCGGCCGCGCACGGCGGCGTGCACCTCGGCCTCCTCGGCCGGGTCGGCGGCGAGTCTGCGCAGCCGTTCGAGGACCCGGACGTCGCCGGTGGTGGTGACGTGGGTGGCGGCCAGCTCGCGGGTGGACTCCTCGCAGTCCCACAGGCACTCGACGGCCGGACCGGCCCCGAAGTTGGGATCGGTGACGGCGAGCGCCTGGGCGGCGCGGCCGCGCAGCTCGGAGGAGGCGGCCTCGCCGTAGACGTGCCGCAGGGCGGGGACGGCGGCGGCGGCGTGCAGCCGGCCGACGCCGTCGACCAGGCTGCCGAGGGCGGCGCCGGTGACGCCGTTCAGCGAGATCCACTGGTGCAGCCCGGCGACGACCAGCGGGGCGTCGGCGGGCTCGCCGGCGTCCGCCAGCAGGCGGACGGCGGCCTGGGCGAGGGCGCTGTCCGCGCCGCCGGTCGCCGGGTCGGCCCAGCGGCGGGCGTGCGCGAGCGCCTCGGGACCTCGCATCCGGCCGAGCAGCTCCAGCGAGGCGCGGACCACCCGGTGGTCCAGGTCGGCGGCGGCGGCCTCGATCAGCCCGGCGGCGGCCGGGTCGCGCTGTTCGACGAGGTGCCGGAGCGCGGCGCAGCGGGCGCCGGGCGGACCGTACCCGGCGGCGTCGTGCAGCAGCGGCGCGTCCTCGGGCGGACGACGGCGGTGAGGCAGCGGGCGGCCGCGGCGGGGCGGCGGGCCAGCGCGTCGGGTGCGCCGCTGTCGCCCTGGTCGGCCCAGGCCAGCACGTCGGCGGTGGACCAGCCGGGGGTGACGCCGGGGCGGGCCAGCTGGCGCTGCCACAGGTCGAACGGGGACTGCTCGGCGGCCGCGGCGACCCGCGGGTGGTGGGCGGCCCACAGCCGCCACACCCGCGGCTCGTAGGCGGCGCGGACGGCTTCGCGCAGTTCGGCGTCGCCCTCCGGGTCGGCCGGGAAGCGGTCGAGGACGGCGGGGGCGAGGGCGAGCAGGGCCTCGTCGGTGTCGCGCAGGGCGAGCTCGTCGAGGGCCCAGGCCCAGTTGGTTCCGGTGGTGGTGTAGGCGCGCAGCAGGTCGAGGGCGTCGCGGCGGCCGTAGCCGGCGAGGTGGCCCAGTACGGCGAGGGCGAGGCCGGTGCGGGCCTCGTCGGTGTCGAGGCTGTCCTCGGGCGAGTGCAGGTGGAGCTCGATGCCGGTGAGGGGGGCTTCGAGCTCCATGTAGAGCCGCGCGTAGTACAAGGAGCGGTTCTCGACCTGCCAGTCGGCGCGGGGGTCGTTGGTGACGCAGGTCTCGACGGCGGCGATCGCCTCGTCGCGGTCTGCGGCCAACGCATGCAGCTGCCCGTCTCCGCGGCCCCTCTGGAGGAGGCCGAGGAGGCTGGCGCTGGGCGCTATCACTGGCTCGAACATGAGGTCAGCATCCGTTGCGGCGGTCGTCGTGGCAACGGGATTTCCGTCGCCGGGGTCGGTTGGCACAGCTCAGGCGCCCGGGCGCCGGAATCACCGAAGGTTACCGCCTGGGTGAGCGATCTGCACACAGGGCAACGGATTTCCGCAGCGTGACGGTACCGGGCCGGGCCCGTGCGTACCGGATCGACCCCTTCCGCAACGACAGGTGGGTTCGGGCACGAATCGGATCGGCCCGCCGCCGGGAAAGGGCCGCGGGCCGATGTCCCCTCAGACCGTCCGGGGGCTCCTGGGGGCGGGCAGGGCGGCGTGGATCTGCTCGCGGAGCTCGGCCACCGCGGGCAGCCCCCGGTAGCGGGTGGAGAGCCGGTACATCTCGCGCAGCCGGTCCCAGGTGCGCTTGGAGGAGGTGTCGTTGATCGAGGCCAGGGCGAGTTTGGCCTGCACCTGGGCCTCGTCGGGCTCGCCGGAGATCCAGTGGATGGAGGCCAGGGTGATCCGGTCGAGCAGCGCGGAGCGTTCCCGGCCGGTCTCCTGGCGCAGCCGGATCGCGGCCTGGGCGTGCCGGACGGCGAGCGGGACGGCGCCGGGGTCGTGCTCGGCCAGGGTGCGGTAGACCAGGGCCTGCATGCCGTGCAGCTCGGCCTCGTTGAACAGCTGCATCCAGCTGGGGGCGGGTTCGGCGGCCTCCTGGACGAAGAGCTCCTCGGCCTCGCCGAGCACCCGGCGGGTGGCCTCGGAGCGGCCGAGCGAAGCCTGCGCCCAGGCTTCGACGGTGTGCAGCATGGCCCGGGTGCGCGGCTGGGTGCCGGCCTGCGGGCCGGCGCTGGCGTTGGCGAGCTGCATGAGTTCGAGCGCGTCGTCGGCCCGGCCGAGGTGGAGCATCTGGCGGGCCGCGCGGGAGATCGCCTCGCCGGCCCGGGGGCGGTCGCCGGCCTCCCGGGCGGACTGCGCGGCGATGACGAAGTAGCGCTGCGCGGTGGGTTCGAGTCCCACGTCGTGGGACATCCAGCCGGCCAGCACCGCCAGGTTGGCGGCGACCGTCCACAGCCGGCGCTCCAGCGCGGCCGGGTGGCCGTGGGTGAGCAGGCCGCCGACCTCGTTCAGCTGGCCGACCACGGCCTTGCGCTGGAGCCCGCCGCCGCGCGAGGCGTCCCAGGCCCGGAACACCTCGACGGCGCGTTCCAGGGCGGCGACCTCCTCGTCGCCGACCGGCCCGGGTTCGTAGACGTCGAGGACGGGGCGCGGCCCGCCCTGGGCGACGACGTGGCGGGGGCCGGGGCGGCCGGCCGCCTCGGCGACGGCCCCGCCGGTGAGCCAGTCGTGCAGGTTGTCGGCGATGACCGCGCCCGCCGCGAGGGCGGCCGAGGCGCCGACCAGTCCGCGTCTGTTCAGCATGAGGTCCATTCCCGTGAACTCGGTGAGGACCGCGGCCGTCCGATCCGGTGCCCAGGGCTCCTTCGGCGGTGCTGCGCTGCTGCCGGACCTGGTGGGCCGGTGTCGTTCGAGACCAAGGTCCTCGGTGGTGACGACACGGCCGAGCCGCTCCGTGAACACGGCGGCCAGCACCCTCGGCACCGGGTCGCGCGGGATCTCGCCCTGCTCGATCCAGCGCCGGACCCGGGAGGTGTCGGTGGACAGCTGCTGCTCGCCCAGCGCGGCACCCCGCCGGTTGACCAGCCGGGCCAGCTCGCCCTTGGACCATCCGGTCAGGGCGAAGTGGTCGGCCAGTCTGGTGTTCGGCCCCTTGCTCAACTGAAGCCCCCAGGATCCTCGGCTGGTCACCGACCCTAATGGCTCTGTCACTTGCCAGGCGACCATTCGCCAGGGTTCGCCAGGGTGCGCTACGTGGTGTGCCAGTGCCGTTCGGGTGTCAGGTAGGTATGCGCCACCCCGGCTTCGCACCGGAACGGCCCCCGACCGGCCCGGACCTGGTTCCGACGGTACGTCAGGAGGCCGTCCGGGAGCGGCGTTCCGGGGGGTGGCGCGACCGGGTGGCGCGGGGGCGCCGGGCAGGGCGCGGTGGGTACGGGACGGACGCACTCCCCAGGGTGCGGGCGGTTCCGGCGCACCGCAGGCCGTGCCCGGCGCCCCCGCCCCACCCGGCGGCCCGGCCCCCGTGGACCCGGGCCCCCGCAGCTCACCGCTGCGCCGCTTTCCGCTGTGCCGCCGGTCAAGGAAGGACCCTCACCAGCCCATGTACTCCACAGCCAGCACCGGTACCCGCTCGTCGTCCCCGACCGGGGTGGACGGCGCGACCGTACGCCCGTCACGCTCCCCCCTGCGCCCCCCGACCGCCGGTGCGGGCCGGCCCGCACCGCGCGGCACCGAGCTGCGCGACCCGCGCGGGCGCACCACCCTGGTGACCCGCCCGCTGACCGACCAGGCCGGGCGGCTGGGCCGGCCGGCCGCGGGCCGGGCCCCGGAGGCGTTCGTGGACCGGGTGGACCCGGCCGCGCTGCAGACCCCGGCGGTGCGGGCGGTGCTCGCCAACGTCGCGCGGATATGTCCGGCGTTCCTGCCGCGGCAGGTGCTGCGCGAGGGCAGCCGGCACATCCTGATCGCGGGCACCATCGGCCGGGCCCCGGTGGTGGCGAAGTGCCTGGCGCCGGGGGCGCTGCGCGGGGAGCGGGCGGAGCAGCTGGTGGAGCGCTTCCACCACGAGGTGGCGGTGTACCGGGCGTTCGTGCGGCACCGTCCGCCGGTGCGGCTGCCCCGGCTGGTGGCCGCCGACCACGACCGCTGCGTGCTGGTGCTGGAGCGGGTGCCGGGCCGTCCGGCGGCCCGCGAGCGGCACCCGGTGAACGCGCCGACGCCGGGCGAGGTGCGCGCGGTGCTGGGCGCGGTGCGCACGCTGAACCTGTGGCGCCCGCCGACCGACGTGTTCGGCAAGCCGATGGACTACCAGACCGAGATCGCCCGGTTCCACTCGCTGGGCCTGCTGACCGACCGGGACGCGGGCGACCTGCGCGGCCTGCTGCACGGCCTGTCCTCGGTGCCGTGGCAGCTCAACCACGGCGACGCGCTGCTGGGCAACGTGCTGCTGGCCCCGTCCGGCCCGGTCCTGCTGGACTGGGAGCAGGCCGGCTGGTACCTGCCGGGCTACGACCTGGCGGTGCTGTGGAGCGTGCTGTCCGGGGACACCGCGGCGCGGCGCCAGATCAGCCAGCTCGCCCAGTCCGGCGGCACGCTGGCCCGGGACGCGTTCCTGGTGAACCTGGTGCTGGTGCTGATGCGGGAGCTGCGGCTGCACGACGTCCCGGGCGCGGGCGAGGAGCAGCGGATCATGATCCGCCGGCTGTACGACGACGCGGCGCTGGCCCGCCGCGCGGTCCGCGCGGCGGTCGGCACCCGCTGACTCCGCGGTCGCCGACCGGCGACCGTCGGGTTTCAGCCACCCAGCAGGGCCTCGCCGAGGGCGTCCAGCACGGTGTCCTCGGCGGGCAGTTGGGTCCGCAGGCTGAGGGTGTCGCGCAGGTGGCGCTCCAGCGGGTGGCGGCGGTCGAGCCCGGCGCTGCCGGCGAGGGTGAGGGCCCGCTGCACGGTGTCGCCCGCGGTGCGGGCGGCGAGCAACTGGACGGCGGGGGCCCGGGTGGCGGCGGCCGGGTCGGCGTCGGTGCGGGCGGCGAGGCCGTGCACGAGTTCCTCGGCGCCGGTGAGCGCGGCGGCGAGTTCGCCGAGCGGGCGGCGGTGGGCGGCGGCGGTGTCGCGCAGCCGCCCGGCGGACCAGTCGAGCGCGGCCCTGGCGGTGCCCAGCAGGACGGCGGTGAGCGCGAGTTGGTGCCAGGCCGCGGCGACCGGGTCCGGGGCGGTCGTGGCGCCCCGGGGCAGCAGCACGGCGTCGGTGCCGATCCGGGCGTCCTCCAGCAGGACGTCGTGGCCGGCGGCGGCGCGCAGGCCGAGCTGGTCGGCGGCGGGGTCGATCTCCAGGCCGGGGCTGTCGGCGCGGACCAGGAACAGCCCGGTGCGCGGCTGGTTCTCCGCGGTGCGGGCCTCGACGACCAGCCAGGCGAGCGCTTCGGCGCCGGGGCAGTGGGGGGCGCGGCCGCTGAGCCGCCAGGCGTCGCCGTGCCAGTGGGCGGTGACGGCGGGCGGCCGCCCGGCCGGGGCGCGCAGGGTGCCGACCAGGGCGGGGCCGCGGCGGGACTCGGTGAGCAGCCGCCGGTAGAGCGCGGCGGGCCAGGGCGCGGTGCGGGCCTGTTCGGCGTGGTGCAGCAGGGTGTGCGCGGTGAGCAGGGCGACGGAGGCGTCGCCGCGGCCGAGCCGGGCCAGCACCCGGACGGTGTCGGCGAGCCCGGCGCCCGGTCCGCCGTGCCGGCGGCCGACGGTGAGGGTGAGCAGTCCGGCCTCGTGGACGGTCTCGACGCCCTGGTAGGGGAAGGTGCCGTCGCGGTCGTGTTCGGCGGCCCGGGCCGCCAGCAGGTCGGTCACCCGGGGCAGCCGGGCGAGGGCGCGCTCGACGGCGCCGTCGGCGGGGTCGGCTGCGACGGGGGCGGGGACGGTCGGCTGCGCTGCGGTGCGGGTCATGGCGGGGGCCTCCGGGCCGGGCGGCGTGGGTGGTCGGGCGTCCGTGACTGGGGTGTCAGGAGGCCGGACAGGCCGCGCCGGCGGTGCGCCGGAGGTCCACGTGCAGGCGTCGGGTCAGCAGCAGCGGCCGGGGCATCCTCGTCAGCCCTGCTGGAACATCTCCGCCGGAAGCGGCTTCAGGAGCTGGTAGAGATCGTCCGAAATCGGCCGGTCCCAGGAGGCGATGGTGACCTGGACGCCGTCGCTGCGGCCGAACTGCGAGCAGTAGAGCCGCTCCTCGGTGACCTTGACCTTGCGGACGATCAGCAGGTCGTCGCCGAGCATGACCGGGAAGTCCTCGGCCGAGACGAAGTCGACCTGTTCCTCGTTCTCCAGCGAGGCGAGCAGCTGGCGGGCCTCCAGGGGCACGCCGTCCTCGCTCTCGCGGGCGGGCGACTCCTGCGGGACGTTCCCGATCAGCATGGCCGGGCCGCGGCCGCCGAGCAGGTCGTACTGCAGGAAAATGCCTTGGCAGGAACCGTCCTGACCAGCCAGGATCATGGCACCGAAGTCGCCGGGCCAGTCGCCCGGATCCATGGCCAGTACGTCGAAGTCCGGGCCGGCGGGCTGTCCGGAGCGACGGCGGAGAAATGACATGGGCCCATCGTACGTGCCCGGTGGGCGGCGCCCGGTGAGCGGGTCCGCGATCAGGCCGAGATCTACGCTCAGGGACCAATGTTGACTCTGAGCAACCGTCCGGGCTACGTTCGGTTCAGCACGACGGCCGCTCCGGGGCGAGATCCACAGGGGGCGGC
The window above is part of the Kitasatospora sp. NA04385 genome. Proteins encoded here:
- a CDS encoding putative leader peptide, translating into MPRPLLLTRRLHVDLRRTAGAACPAS
- a CDS encoding acyl-CoA dehydrogenase family protein, with translation MTRTAAQPTVPAPVAADPADGAVERALARLPRVTDLLAARAAEHDRDGTFPYQGVETVHEAGLLTLTVGRRHGGPGAGLADTVRVLARLGRGDASVALLTAHTLLHHAEQARTAPWPAALYRRLLTESRRGPALVGTLRAPAGRPPAVTAHWHGDAWRLSGRAPHCPGAEALAWLVVEARTAENQPRTGLFLVRADSPGLEIDPAADQLGLRAAAGHDVLLEDARIGTDAVLLPRGATTAPDPVAAAWHQLALTAVLLGTARAALDWSAGRLRDTAAAHRRPLGELAAALTGAEELVHGLAARTDADPAAATRAPAVQLLAARTAGDTVQRALTLAGSAGLDRRHPLERHLRDTLSLRTQLPAEDTVLDALGEALLGG
- a CDS encoding DUF1775 domain-containing protein, coding for MQRSRVSSRFAVPAALALGLLLGAAGTAAAHVEVESPSAQALAVDAEVAFSAEGESSTAGIADVKVVLPTGLAPADVTLVKAPDGWTLTPTADGYAVAGPALAPGAAADWTVKVRQLPDAASLVFKTLVDYSDGHTDRWIELPQGDTKPEHPAPTLALRPAAPGATPLAAAGASASASASTSASASASASVSASASAPAAPTAVPTVAVADAPKDGEDGTGTTAVVLGSIAGVAVLAALIVLALRRRKSPSA
- a CDS encoding aminoglycoside phosphotransferase family protein, encoding MYSTASTGTRSSSPTGVDGATVRPSRSPLRPPTAGAGRPAPRGTELRDPRGRTTLVTRPLTDQAGRLGRPAAGRAPEAFVDRVDPAALQTPAVRAVLANVARICPAFLPRQVLREGSRHILIAGTIGRAPVVAKCLAPGALRGERAEQLVERFHHEVAVYRAFVRHRPPVRLPRLVAADHDRCVLVLERVPGRPAARERHPVNAPTPGEVRAVLGAVRTLNLWRPPTDVFGKPMDYQTEIARFHSLGLLTDRDAGDLRGLLHGLSSVPWQLNHGDALLGNVLLAPSGPVLLDWEQAGWYLPGYDLAVLWSVLSGDTAARRQISQLAQSGGTLARDAFLVNLVLVLMRELRLHDVPGAGEEQRIMIRRLYDDAALARRAVRAAVGTR
- a CDS encoding YfbM family protein, with the protein product MSIIGSYLRLAPAELVRAREEPGWAREFKAEQAALERGRGPAELRFHDTGKAWAGLAHLYARHGLPTEVVHGGDVLPGDEDWGYGPPFLLPPDRVADAARQLAAVPFDVLADGLTPADLAAAEVYPTGLWSRDASALDHLAAHHADLLRYLTRTARYRHGLLLWYS
- a CDS encoding MFS transporter; this translates as MLPPLLHHRAFRRFLLGRAVSLLGSAMAPVALAFAVLDAAGGRAADLGAVLATRMLPLLGLMVLGGAVADRLPRRTVLVVTHLGAGLSQGAAAALLLTGHYALGPFAALEFLNGALTAFTSPALRGVLPELVPNGQLRPANALLEMAANGSKLLGPPLAGLLVAGAGPGWAVALDALGYLPAAYLLARLPTGRATVTARAATSTTGATSTSTTATDRATVTVRAATSTTDATSTTTTATTARAATTARAAAPSGLRRELREGWTVFRRTRWVWWTTWSCCATNLLLVGPWQILGPQLAGPALWGALLSARGAGLLLASTAAYRLAPRRLLATGQLAGLLLPFPLLALGRHAPAPWLLAAALGSGLGLALSATAWDTSLQEHLPGGVLSRVSANADVLSYLAIPLGQLACSPLTTRLGAPAVATAAALAQGALTLLPLLSPAVRRLPHGGAPAPAPGPSPVTSTRAAGRAGSGRCG
- a CDS encoding helix-turn-helix transcriptional regulator; this encodes MVVLRLDSLALSRSRFALSPFAETLAAAVQLARPHADPWAAPWWERHRPAFLARLAGDGYARGLVELVAATKYLPDHLTLPPGGGMETGLESELAEVARVPDEVAVAGLRAAQAHAWAGQRLDWLTGRDHGARAAELFRALWDAHLAADWPARRAALRRDVTHRAGLLAAHGWPRALHLMNRTSAWVGADAIRFSDRPGRDRVVGPDGMLFVPVTAQRSSWLCEAPGRPFAMVYPARGTGEGGADGGNRAGDGRALARLLGGGRAQILRNLDTPATTSELALLLDQSVGTVGGHLAILRDTGLVDRTRLGRRVLYHRTALGDRLVAGPGPGPGPGPGPRPGAG